The following are encoded in a window of Roseimaritima ulvae genomic DNA:
- the aceE gene encoding pyruvate dehydrogenase (acetyl-transferring), homodimeric type translates to MADSEAKTIAQTELDNAVGERAVVDADPAETAEWLSSLQYVLKSKGAERARFLLDQLRDRAATEGVQLPSETETPYVNTIPRKDQPAYPGNRELERRIKSIVRWNAMAMVTRGNKRSDGIGGHISTFASSATLYEVAFNHFFQGRGEDGYSGDTIYFQGHASPGMYSRAFLEGRLTEENLENFRRELADGGGLCSYPHPWLMPGFWEYPTVSMGLGPIMAIYQARFNEYLRDRGLKDTSKQRVWAFLGDGECDEPETLGAITLAAREKLDNLIFVINCNLQRLDGPVRGNGKIIQELESIFRGAGWNVIKVVWGDDWDELLERDTSGLLVRRMNEVVDGQFQKYTVMPGSYIREHFFGKYPELLELVKNYSDERLEKLRRGGHDPEKVYAAYHQAVNSKNGRPTVILAKTVKGYGLGEAGEGKNVAHNQKKLNEAELLEFRTRFGIPISDDEVGKAPFYKPPANSQEVKYLTERREEHGGYVPSRPTEHPTIEVPSLDEYRKYTADSKGKAVSTTQAFVRLLTDLCNDKKIGKHIVPIVPDESRTFGMEGMFKQIGIYAHAGQLYEPVDSAQVMYYKEAQDGQILEEGITEAGSMSSFNAAGTAYSLHGVNMIPFFVYYSMFGFQRIGDLIWAAADMRAKGFLIGGTAGRTTLNGEGLQHQDGHSLLNAIAFPTVRAYDPAFAYELTVIVMDGLKRMYQDGEDAIYYITAENDNYEHPAMPEGVEEGIIKGMYKFNSHDVDGAKARVQLFGSGAILNSVIDAQKILAEKYNIASDIWSVTSYTQLRREAGDCERWNMLHPTETPRKSYLEQQLEGVEGPFISASDYVRALGEQLTPWVPGDYFVLGTDGMGRSETREALRRHFEVDAQSITIAALYRLSKAGVVSAEDVDQAITDLDYDRDKPNPYFA, encoded by the coding sequence ATGGCCGATTCCGAAGCCAAAACGATTGCACAAACCGAACTGGACAACGCGGTGGGCGAACGAGCGGTGGTCGATGCCGATCCCGCCGAAACGGCTGAATGGCTGTCGTCGCTGCAGTACGTATTGAAGAGCAAGGGGGCTGAACGCGCCCGCTTCTTACTCGATCAGTTGCGTGACCGGGCCGCCACCGAAGGCGTGCAATTGCCTTCGGAAACCGAAACCCCGTACGTCAACACGATCCCCCGTAAAGACCAACCGGCGTACCCCGGCAACCGTGAGCTGGAACGCCGGATCAAGTCGATCGTTCGCTGGAACGCGATGGCCATGGTCACTCGCGGCAATAAACGCAGCGATGGCATCGGCGGTCACATCAGCACTTTCGCTTCTTCGGCAACGCTTTACGAAGTTGCGTTTAATCACTTCTTCCAAGGCCGCGGCGAAGACGGCTACTCGGGCGACACGATTTACTTCCAGGGCCACGCCTCGCCCGGAATGTACTCGCGAGCTTTCCTCGAAGGTCGCTTGACCGAAGAAAACTTGGAAAACTTCCGCCGCGAGTTGGCCGACGGCGGCGGCTTGTGCAGTTACCCGCACCCCTGGCTGATGCCTGGTTTTTGGGAATACCCCACCGTCTCGATGGGCTTGGGGCCGATCATGGCCATCTACCAGGCTCGTTTCAACGAATACCTCCGCGATCGCGGGCTAAAAGACACCAGCAAGCAACGTGTGTGGGCCTTCTTGGGCGACGGGGAATGCGATGAACCGGAAACCCTGGGTGCGATCACCCTGGCCGCCCGCGAAAAACTGGACAACCTGATCTTTGTCATCAACTGCAACCTGCAGCGTCTGGATGGCCCGGTTCGCGGCAACGGTAAAATCATCCAAGAATTGGAATCGATTTTCCGTGGTGCGGGCTGGAACGTGATCAAGGTCGTCTGGGGCGATGACTGGGACGAATTGTTGGAACGCGACACCAGCGGATTGCTGGTCCGCCGCATGAACGAAGTCGTCGACGGACAGTTCCAGAAATACACCGTGATGCCCGGCAGCTACATCCGCGAACACTTCTTTGGCAAGTATCCGGAACTGCTGGAGTTGGTCAAAAACTACAGCGACGAGCGGCTGGAGAAACTGCGACGCGGCGGGCACGATCCCGAAAAGGTCTACGCGGCGTACCATCAAGCGGTGAACAGCAAGAACGGCCGGCCCACGGTGATCCTGGCCAAGACCGTCAAGGGTTACGGATTGGGCGAAGCCGGCGAAGGCAAAAACGTCGCTCACAATCAGAAGAAGTTAAACGAAGCCGAGCTGTTGGAATTCCGCACCCGGTTTGGCATTCCGATCAGCGACGACGAAGTGGGCAAGGCGCCTTTCTACAAGCCGCCGGCCAATAGTCAGGAGGTCAAATACCTGACCGAACGACGCGAAGAACATGGCGGGTACGTGCCCTCGCGGCCCACCGAACATCCCACCATCGAAGTCCCCTCGCTGGACGAATACCGCAAGTACACCGCCGACAGCAAAGGCAAAGCGGTCAGTACCACGCAAGCCTTTGTCCGCTTGCTGACCGATTTGTGTAACGACAAAAAGATCGGCAAGCACATCGTCCCCATCGTGCCCGATGAATCGCGGACCTTTGGCATGGAAGGGATGTTCAAACAGATCGGCATCTACGCCCATGCCGGTCAGTTGTACGAGCCGGTCGATAGCGCCCAGGTGATGTACTACAAAGAAGCCCAAGACGGGCAGATCCTGGAAGAAGGCATCACCGAAGCTGGTTCGATGAGCAGCTTCAATGCCGCCGGAACGGCTTACAGTCTGCACGGCGTCAACATGATTCCGTTCTTCGTCTACTACAGCATGTTCGGCTTCCAGCGAATCGGCGACCTGATCTGGGCCGCCGCCGACATGCGTGCCAAGGGCTTCCTGATCGGCGGAACGGCCGGCCGCACAACGCTCAATGGCGAAGGCTTGCAGCACCAAGACGGTCACAGCCTGTTGAACGCGATCGCCTTCCCCACGGTGCGAGCCTACGATCCGGCGTTTGCTTACGAGCTGACCGTGATCGTGATGGACGGACTGAAACGGATGTACCAAGACGGCGAAGATGCGATCTATTACATCACCGCCGAAAACGACAACTACGAACATCCGGCGATGCCCGAAGGTGTCGAAGAAGGCATTATCAAGGGGATGTACAAATTCAATTCCCACGATGTTGACGGTGCCAAAGCTCGGGTGCAGTTGTTCGGCAGCGGTGCGATCCTGAACAGCGTGATCGACGCCCAAAAGATCCTGGCCGAAAAATACAACATCGCCAGCGATATCTGGAGCGTGACCAGTTACACGCAATTGCGGCGTGAAGCCGGCGACTGCGAACGCTGGAACATGCTGCATCCCACCGAGACGCCTCGTAAGAGCTATTTGGAACAACAGCTCGAAGGCGTCGAAGGGCCGTTTATCTCGGCCAGCGACTATGTGCGAGCCTTGGGTGAACAGCTAACCCCGTGGGTGCCCGGCGATTATTTTGTGCTGGGAACCGATGGCATGGGCCGCAGCGAAACTCGCGAAGCCCTGCGACGCCATTTCGAAGTCGACGCCCAGTCGATCACGATCGCCGCGCTGTACCGGTTAAGCAAAGCCGGCGTGGTATCGGCCGAAGACGTGGATCAAGCGATCACCGACCTGGACTACGACCGCGACAAACCCAATCCCTACTTCGCGTAG
- a CDS encoding [protein-PII] uridylyltransferase family protein, with translation MPTDPTFPEFNTFDDSQVTSAWLQAVGVQDLPAGQASLSVLRTACSTPDVLDFLGQQLSQQLPTLPDAGAALEGFSQYVAHSRSPLALAGMLQRDHDFFANLLRLFASGPLPTEILLEDPDSLELLRITEGQPIERQILADDIGAEVSRASDAAHVGRLLRSFRRRETLRIIYGEVLRNPPLSRTTEQLSFVAQAILHAALLWTVRELRTRLPHPMIHGNLRARMAIIATGKFGGSELSYGNRLNLLFVHDPPEMAHGPVAEATEQFFQAWGTAIVEMLSRSGQHGPGYQVDVQHVGHADRLTASVNDALRYFDTDGQPWERMSLVKSQVVAGDTDLGSKYLEQLQPLLFRRVLTRTDITGLRMLKRKIERQAREAGDDRLNIRHGTGGIRDIEFVIEFLQLLNGATEPSIRVPNTLQAIEALERVGCLTMQERSTLSENYVMLRRIQHQIQILCGLDCDSLPDDPDIRRRIAAQLQFVTDRGSDVPGFDAALRELQDVNRGVLDHLLHDAFGDSESVAIETELVLDPAPSADQVATTFTQYGFADPAATLDAMHQLAHETIPFLSAPRCRHFLAAIAPKLLHQLSLTPDPAAALATLVAVTDSLGGKGALWELLSTSESALRMVVRLCAASPYLAGLLTSHPGMIDDLLDSLVLGRLPQMEELEKASRELCRGAEDIDPILRSFKNACHLRIGIRDILGKADITQTHAALAATAEACLRRAAEFEHEQLAQRFGDPIDLEGNPIQILMLGMGKLGAREPNYHSDLDVMFLYHADGQTQRRVGGPRSTTTNADFFNRLTQQMMGRFNADQAGGPLYDLDSRIRWSEGDPTAVSLTSFLKRYRYGTSRSEFWQRVALTKARVLSGDDAAQRLANDGLRELLTKVPWSEQDSAQLRELRDRGIQSASPENLKRGRGGTLDVELIVSGLQLKYAAQHPGILEPRTIAGLEKLHDADLIPAPDAAQLIDDYRMLRTVESNLRLLNTAARHELPSDESNLAKLAYLIGDITPAQLVQQCSQARSRNSERFEQLF, from the coding sequence ATGCCAACCGACCCTACATTCCCCGAATTCAACACCTTTGATGACTCGCAGGTCACCTCGGCGTGGCTGCAAGCGGTAGGCGTGCAGGATCTGCCGGCCGGGCAAGCCAGTTTGTCCGTCCTGCGGACCGCCTGCAGCACCCCCGACGTGCTCGATTTTTTGGGCCAACAACTCTCGCAGCAGCTGCCCACGTTGCCCGATGCGGGGGCCGCTTTGGAGGGGTTTTCGCAGTACGTCGCGCACTCGCGCAGCCCCCTCGCCCTGGCCGGGATGCTGCAGCGCGACCATGATTTTTTTGCGAATCTGTTACGCCTGTTCGCCAGCGGACCGCTGCCCACCGAAATCCTGCTGGAAGACCCCGACAGTCTGGAATTGCTGCGGATCACCGAGGGGCAACCGATCGAGCGGCAGATTCTAGCGGACGATATCGGCGCCGAAGTCAGCCGGGCCAGCGACGCCGCGCACGTCGGCCGTTTGCTGCGGAGCTTTCGCCGCCGCGAAACCCTGCGAATCATCTATGGCGAGGTGCTGCGGAACCCTCCCCTGTCCCGCACCACCGAACAATTATCCTTCGTCGCTCAGGCCATCCTGCATGCGGCCTTGCTGTGGACCGTGCGAGAGCTGCGTACGCGACTGCCGCATCCGATGATCCACGGCAACCTGCGGGCGCGAATGGCGATCATCGCCACCGGTAAGTTTGGCGGCAGCGAGCTGAGTTACGGCAATCGCCTGAACCTGTTGTTCGTTCACGATCCACCGGAAATGGCCCACGGCCCAGTCGCCGAAGCAACGGAACAATTCTTCCAGGCTTGGGGGACGGCGATCGTGGAGATGCTTTCACGCTCCGGCCAACATGGCCCTGGATATCAAGTCGACGTCCAACATGTCGGCCATGCCGACCGGCTGACTGCCAGCGTCAACGACGCGCTGCGTTACTTCGATACCGACGGCCAGCCTTGGGAGCGTATGTCGCTGGTCAAATCGCAGGTCGTGGCCGGCGACACGGATCTGGGCTCGAAGTACCTGGAACAACTGCAGCCGCTGCTGTTTCGCCGCGTATTAACCCGCACCGACATCACGGGCCTGCGAATGCTGAAGCGGAAGATCGAGCGTCAGGCTCGTGAAGCCGGCGACGATCGGCTGAACATTCGCCACGGCACAGGCGGCATTCGTGACATCGAATTTGTGATCGAATTCCTTCAGCTGCTCAACGGTGCAACCGAACCTTCGATCCGCGTTCCCAACACGTTACAAGCCATTGAAGCGCTAGAGCGGGTCGGGTGCTTGACCATGCAAGAGCGTTCGACGCTGTCGGAAAACTATGTGATGTTGCGACGGATCCAACATCAGATACAGATCCTCTGCGGCCTCGACTGCGACTCCCTGCCCGACGATCCCGACATCCGCCGACGCATCGCCGCGCAGTTGCAATTCGTCACCGACCGGGGATCGGATGTGCCCGGATTCGATGCGGCCCTGCGTGAATTGCAAGACGTCAATCGCGGCGTGCTGGATCACCTGCTGCATGACGCTTTTGGCGACAGCGAATCGGTAGCCATCGAAACCGAACTGGTGCTCGACCCGGCACCCTCGGCCGACCAAGTGGCGACCACCTTTACCCAATACGGCTTCGCGGATCCAGCGGCCACCTTGGATGCGATGCATCAGTTGGCGCACGAGACGATTCCCTTCCTGTCGGCGCCGCGTTGTCGTCACTTCCTGGCCGCCATCGCTCCCAAGCTGCTGCATCAATTGTCGCTCACGCCCGATCCGGCGGCTGCCCTGGCAACACTGGTCGCCGTCACCGATTCACTCGGGGGCAAGGGCGCGCTGTGGGAACTGCTCAGCACCAGTGAATCGGCACTGCGGATGGTCGTCCGACTGTGCGCGGCCAGCCCCTACTTGGCGGGCTTGCTAACCTCGCATCCAGGCATGATCGATGACCTCCTGGACTCGTTGGTGTTGGGACGATTGCCGCAGATGGAGGAACTGGAGAAAGCGTCACGGGAACTGTGCCGCGGCGCCGAAGACATCGATCCAATCCTGCGAAGCTTCAAAAACGCCTGCCATCTGCGAATCGGCATTCGTGACATCCTAGGCAAAGCCGACATCACGCAAACGCATGCCGCGCTGGCGGCCACGGCCGAAGCCTGTTTGCGACGAGCGGCTGAGTTTGAACACGAACAATTGGCGCAACGGTTTGGCGATCCCATCGACTTAGAGGGAAACCCGATCCAGATCCTGATGTTGGGCATGGGCAAACTGGGCGCTCGGGAACCCAACTACCACAGCGACCTGGACGTGATGTTCCTGTACCACGCCGACGGTCAAACCCAGCGACGCGTCGGGGGCCCGCGTTCGACCACCACCAATGCCGATTTCTTCAACCGCCTAACCCAACAGATGATGGGCCGGTTCAACGCCGACCAAGCCGGTGGTCCGCTGTATGACCTCGACAGCCGGATTCGCTGGTCCGAAGGTGACCCCACGGCGGTCTCATTGACCAGCTTCCTCAAGCGTTATCGTTACGGCACGTCCCGCAGTGAATTCTGGCAACGCGTGGCGCTCACCAAAGCCCGTGTGCTGTCCGGTGACGACGCCGCGCAGCGTCTGGCGAACGATGGCCTGCGAGAACTGCTGACCAAGGTCCCTTGGTCCGAACAGGATTCCGCTCAATTGCGCGAGCTCCGCGACCGGGGAATCCAATCGGCATCCCCGGAAAATCTCAAACGCGGCCGCGGCGGCACCTTGGATGTGGAACTGATCGTTTCCGGGTTGCAATTAAAATACGCCGCCCAACATCCCGGAATCTTGGAACCTCGAACGATTGCGGGCTTGGAAAAACTGCATGATGCCGATTTGATCCCGGCCCCCGATGCCGCTCAACTGATCGACGACTATCGCATGCTGCGGACCGTTGAATCAAATCTACGCTTGCTCAACACGGCCGCCCGCCACGAACTTCCCAGCGACGAATCCAATCTTGCCAAACTGGCTTATTTAATCGGCGACATCACGCCCGCGCAACTGGTCCAGCAGTGCAGCCAGGCTCGCAGTCGCAACAGCGAGCGATTCGAGCAGCTGTTTTAA
- the araD gene encoding L-arabinonate dehydratase, with protein sequence MSPNAPTGPDAPNRDPSTLRSQRWFAPDSLRGFGHRSRLKGMGIDDEDYRDRPVVAILNTWSDLNTCHSHFRNRADEVRRGILQAGGFPVEVPVMSLGEMMMKPTTMLYRNLLAMEVEEVLRCHPIDSAVLMGGCDKTVPAMLMGALSADIPSIFLPAGPMLKARWKDVTLGSGSDAWKYWDERSAGNLCDGDWKAIENCIARSAGTCMTMGTASTMACVAEAMGFTLPGAACTPAVLAEHSRLAVQTGRRAVDMAWESLRPSQIVTPESIDNAIRTDMTIGGSTNAIVHILAIAGRACVPLTLDRFDELSRSTPMLGDLRPSGQFLMEDFYNAGGLAALLQRLSHLLNLDCLTVSGHTLGQQIEAAEVIDDAVIRPLENPVSPAGGTCVLRGNLAPDGCVIKSVAADPRLIKHCGPAVVFDDYAAMKARIDDPDLQVTADSVLVLRSAGALGAPGMPEWGMLPIPKKLLQQGVRDMVRISDARMSGTSYGTCVLHVSPESFAGGPLALVRDGDLIEIDIDARRIHWHVADEEIARRRAAWRAPEAKFSRGYGQMYSAHVQGAQQGCDFDFLTGRSPGEEPDIF encoded by the coding sequence GTGTCCCCCAACGCCCCCACCGGTCCCGACGCACCCAACCGTGATCCCTCTACGCTCCGCAGCCAGCGTTGGTTTGCCCCGGACAGTCTCCGCGGTTTTGGCCACCGCTCGCGTCTGAAAGGCATGGGCATCGACGATGAGGATTACCGTGACCGGCCGGTCGTCGCGATCCTCAACACGTGGAGTGATCTGAACACCTGCCACTCCCATTTCCGCAACCGCGCCGACGAAGTTCGACGAGGGATTTTGCAAGCCGGTGGGTTTCCGGTCGAAGTGCCCGTGATGTCGCTGGGCGAAATGATGATGAAGCCAACGACGATGCTGTACCGCAATCTGTTGGCGATGGAAGTGGAAGAAGTCCTGCGCTGCCATCCGATCGATTCCGCGGTGCTGATGGGCGGCTGCGATAAAACCGTTCCGGCGATGCTGATGGGCGCCCTGTCGGCCGACATCCCCAGCATTTTCCTACCCGCCGGCCCGATGCTGAAAGCCCGCTGGAAAGACGTCACCCTGGGCAGTGGCAGCGACGCCTGGAAGTATTGGGACGAACGTTCGGCGGGCAACCTCTGCGACGGCGACTGGAAAGCCATCGAAAACTGCATCGCGCGTTCGGCCGGAACCTGCATGACCATGGGGACCGCCAGCACGATGGCCTGCGTCGCCGAAGCGATGGGGTTTACCCTGCCCGGCGCCGCCTGCACGCCCGCCGTGTTGGCCGAACACAGTCGCTTGGCCGTGCAGACGGGGCGGCGAGCGGTGGACATGGCTTGGGAATCGCTACGGCCCAGCCAGATCGTCACGCCCGAATCGATCGACAACGCCATTCGCACCGACATGACGATCGGCGGCTCCACCAACGCCATCGTGCACATCCTGGCGATCGCCGGCCGAGCCTGCGTGCCGCTGACCCTGGACCGCTTTGACGAACTGTCCCGCAGCACGCCGATGCTGGGCGACCTGCGACCCAGCGGCCAATTTCTGATGGAAGATTTTTATAACGCCGGCGGCTTGGCCGCGCTGCTGCAACGCTTGAGCCACCTGCTGAACCTGGATTGCTTGACCGTTTCCGGCCACACCTTGGGCCAACAGATCGAAGCCGCCGAAGTCATCGACGATGCGGTCATCCGGCCGCTGGAAAACCCCGTTAGCCCGGCCGGCGGCACCTGTGTGCTGCGCGGCAACCTGGCGCCCGACGGATGTGTGATCAAAAGCGTGGCCGCCGACCCGCGGTTGATCAAACACTGCGGTCCGGCCGTGGTATTCGACGACTACGCGGCGATGAAGGCCCGCATCGACGATCCCGATTTGCAGGTCACCGCCGATTCGGTGTTGGTTTTGCGTTCGGCCGGAGCTTTGGGGGCCCCCGGGATGCCGGAATGGGGCATGCTGCCGATCCCCAAGAAACTGCTGCAGCAGGGCGTGCGCGACATGGTGCGGATTTCCGATGCCAGGATGAGCGGCACCAGTTACGGGACCTGCGTGCTGCACGTCTCGCCGGAAAGTTTTGCCGGCGGTCCGCTGGCTTTGGTCCGGGACGGCGACTTGATCGAAATCGATATCGATGCTCGGCGGATCCACTGGCACGTTGCTGATGAGGAAATCGCACGTCGTCGCGCTGCTTGGCGAGCCCCCGAAGCGAAGTTTTCGCGGGGCTACGGTCAGATGTACAGCGCGCACGTGCAAGGGGCCCAACAGGGCTGCGATTTCGACTTCCTGACCGGCCGGTCCCCCGGCGAAGAACCCGATATTTTTTGA
- a CDS encoding serine/threonine-protein kinase yields the protein MNPAPDPTRDQDNDPLDAAFAAYLKSCDSGEFPDRKAFLAQFPELADQLLELIEAADMLGSVTGGEALAETKVLPRIPNDAETIDQGFMSAADGEGKLTLPLANRPAGDPGPTLPYQLGDYHLQSILGRGGMGVVYRAIQHPLQRVVAVKLIRSGMLASAAEVKRFFAEARAAAKLHHPNIVSVFHFGHRDGHHFFSMEYVSGSDLARKIDDASLTPQQAARYVRDVARAIDYAHRRGVLHRDLKPANVLIDENDCIHITDFGLAKQIDADSSLTGSGVAVGTPSYMAPEQASGHSDRSGAASDIYSLGAILFATTTGRPPFSGNTVMQTMMKVIHDEPPRLRSLLPDVPVDLETICMKCLEKEPHKRYASAAALADDLDRFLDDRPILARPRPPVLRALNWIEGVPLVAAVTGRRRLAEASPGHRRFQAAVLLLIVLLPMMLAAFVSIKHTQAQQMPERIELAGGLEGGVYSEFSQQLSQRLKHRAGVPVNVSPTGGSEDNRRRLINGQVHLAPLQASAINTSELSVAAPLFFEAVQVLVRDGAAIRNIEDLRGHPVAVGPEGSGSRLVAEYLFDSFSMDEQDVERRVIAWPDLEAHGDVDVAVICIGLRSRLVSGLLQRGWTLLPVDNAIEVSLQHPTLNPMTITPADFPAARLPPAGIATVGSTAFLAVRADAPDTLVTATLDALYEDPALFPGMITSRNAAEWQGLAFHRAARQYFAQRAE from the coding sequence ATGAATCCGGCTCCCGACCCCACTCGCGATCAGGACAACGATCCGCTGGATGCAGCGTTCGCTGCCTATTTAAAATCGTGTGATAGCGGTGAGTTCCCGGATCGGAAAGCGTTTTTGGCACAGTTTCCCGAGCTGGCTGATCAGTTGCTGGAGCTGATCGAAGCCGCCGACATGCTGGGCAGCGTCACGGGCGGCGAAGCGTTGGCGGAAACCAAAGTCCTGCCGCGGATCCCCAACGATGCGGAAACGATCGATCAGGGGTTTATGTCGGCCGCCGACGGCGAAGGCAAACTGACGCTGCCGCTGGCCAACCGGCCGGCCGGCGATCCGGGACCGACCTTGCCCTACCAATTGGGCGATTACCACCTGCAAAGTATTTTGGGACGCGGCGGCATGGGCGTGGTGTATCGCGCCATCCAGCATCCCTTGCAGCGCGTCGTGGCCGTCAAACTGATTCGATCGGGCATGCTGGCTTCGGCCGCAGAAGTCAAACGTTTTTTTGCCGAAGCTCGCGCGGCGGCCAAGCTGCATCATCCGAATATCGTCAGCGTGTTTCACTTCGGGCATCGGGACGGACACCATTTCTTTTCCATGGAATACGTCTCCGGTTCCGACCTGGCTCGTAAGATCGACGACGCTTCGCTGACTCCCCAGCAGGCGGCCCGCTATGTCCGCGACGTGGCTCGCGCGATCGACTACGCCCACCGTCGCGGCGTGCTGCACCGCGATCTCAAACCCGCCAACGTGTTGATCGACGAAAACGATTGCATCCATATCACCGACTTTGGGTTAGCCAAACAGATCGACGCTGACAGCAGTCTGACCGGCAGCGGCGTGGCCGTGGGCACGCCCAGCTACATGGCGCCCGAGCAAGCCAGCGGGCACAGCGATCGCTCGGGAGCGGCCTCGGATATTTATTCTTTGGGCGCGATCCTGTTCGCCACCACCACGGGCCGGCCGCCGTTTAGCGGCAACACCGTGATGCAGACGATGATGAAAGTCATCCACGACGAACCGCCCCGGCTGCGTTCGCTGTTGCCGGATGTGCCGGTGGACCTGGAAACCATCTGCATGAAGTGCCTGGAGAAAGAACCGCACAAACGCTACGCCTCGGCGGCCGCGTTGGCCGACGACCTGGACCGGTTCTTGGACGACCGGCCGATCCTGGCTCGTCCCCGCCCCCCCGTGCTCCGCGCCTTGAACTGGATCGAAGGCGTACCTTTGGTGGCCGCCGTCACCGGCCGTCGACGCTTGGCCGAAGCCAGCCCCGGACACCGCCGCTTTCAAGCGGCCGTGCTGCTGCTGATCGTGCTGCTGCCGATGATGCTCGCGGCGTTTGTGTCCATCAAACATACGCAAGCTCAACAGATGCCTGAACGGATCGAGCTGGCCGGCGGATTGGAAGGCGGCGTGTATAGCGAATTTTCGCAGCAGCTGAGCCAACGCCTTAAGCATCGAGCCGGCGTGCCTGTCAATGTATCGCCCACCGGCGGCTCGGAAGACAATCGTCGACGGTTGATCAACGGCCAAGTCCACCTGGCGCCGCTGCAAGCCTCGGCCATCAACACCAGTGAATTAAGTGTGGCCGCTCCTCTGTTCTTCGAAGCGGTGCAAGTACTGGTTCGCGACGGAGCGGCGATTCGCAACATCGAAGACCTTCGCGGCCACCCGGTAGCCGTGGGGCCCGAGGGCAGCGGATCCCGATTGGTGGCGGAATACCTGTTTGACTCCTTTTCAATGGACGAACAAGACGTCGAACGCCGAGTCATCGCCTGGCCGGATTTGGAGGCTCACGGCGACGTCGATGTGGCGGTGATTTGTATCGGTTTGCGCAGCCGGCTGGTGAGCGGCTTGTTGCAGCGGGGTTGGACGCTGTTGCCGGTCGATAACGCCATTGAGGTCTCGCTGCAGCATCCCACGCTGAACCCGATGACCATCACGCCGGCCGATTTCCCCGCCGCACGCTTGCCTCCCGCCGGCATCGCCACCGTTGGATCGACCGCTTTTTTAGCCGTCCGCGCCGACGCTCCCGACACGCTGGTGACCGCCACACTGGATGCATTATACGAAGACCCCGCGTTGTTTCCCGGCATGATCACCAGCCGCAACGCAGCGGAGTGGCAAGGTTTGGCCTTCCACCGCGCCGCGCGGCAGTACTTTGCTCAGCGAGCCGAGTAG
- a CDS encoding integron integrase, translating into MRYTERTHSEMEFRLVFLLVAGNRRGGFRRLPSGDTYEGKIVEMFTKPASKEQERSTDDLQPLRTKMLDIIQIERARDGGYDTIEEAVGKINPNEPDVIQAFRRALRKDGLKLPTERAYVGKLKTFMYDRGLTCLADFDRISATDVEAHLTDLAVDGNVAATTQNGAFYALLKFFELVLKREMGRIEAIRANKGKQIPTVLSPPEVEAVLDGLTGVHLVIAQLLYGCGMRISEALRLRLKDIDFANRLIEIHQSKGGKSRIVPMPEELVEPLHRWVNSRSALHEHDLAAGRASVWLPHALSKKYPSAHRELRWQYLFASSRLARDPRTGNLHRHHLHSETFPRHLRRAVEATGILKHVTSHTFRHCFATHLLHNGTDIRKIQKLLGHSDVKTTEIYTHVPDPKRLEVVSPLDRLATACGK; encoded by the coding sequence TTGCGTTACACTGAACGCACGCATAGCGAAATGGAGTTCCGTTTAGTCTTTCTGCTTGTTGCCGGCAATCGGCGTGGGGGGTTCCGTCGCTTGCCGAGCGGCGACACCTACGAGGGCAAGATCGTGGAAATGTTTACCAAGCCGGCCAGCAAAGAACAGGAACGGTCCACCGATGATCTGCAGCCCCTGCGAACGAAGATGCTGGATATTATTCAGATCGAAAGGGCTCGCGACGGTGGCTACGACACGATCGAAGAAGCCGTCGGGAAGATCAATCCCAATGAACCAGATGTGATCCAAGCCTTTCGCCGCGCACTGCGCAAAGACGGTTTGAAGTTGCCAACCGAGCGGGCTTATGTCGGCAAATTAAAAACATTCATGTACGATCGTGGCCTGACGTGCTTGGCCGACTTCGACCGCATTTCCGCCACCGATGTGGAAGCCCATTTGACGGACCTTGCCGTTGATGGCAACGTTGCTGCGACAACACAAAACGGTGCCTTTTACGCTCTGCTGAAGTTTTTCGAGTTGGTTTTGAAACGCGAAATGGGACGCATCGAAGCGATTCGTGCCAACAAGGGCAAGCAGATCCCTACAGTGCTCAGTCCGCCGGAGGTGGAGGCCGTTCTAGATGGGTTAACGGGGGTTCATTTGGTTATCGCGCAGTTGCTCTACGGCTGTGGTATGCGAATCAGCGAAGCTCTGCGGCTGCGATTGAAAGACATCGACTTCGCAAATCGCTTGATCGAGATCCATCAATCCAAAGGCGGGAAAAGCCGTATCGTTCCCATGCCGGAAGAACTAGTGGAACCGCTGCATCGTTGGGTAAACTCTCGAAGCGCACTACACGAACATGATCTGGCCGCCGGACGTGCTTCGGTATGGTTGCCGCATGCGCTGTCGAAAAAATATCCGTCGGCGCATCGCGAACTGCGTTGGCAATATCTATTCGCATCCTCGCGTCTGGCTCGGGATCCGCGAACCGGAAATTTGCACCGCCACCACCTACATTCCGAAACCTTTCCTCGGCATTTGCGTCGAGCGGTCGAAGCGACGGGAATTCTAAAGCATGTGACCAGCCACACCTTCCGGCACTGTTTTGCAACGCACCTGCTGCATAACGGAACGGACATTCGAAAGATCCAAAAGTTGCTGGGACACAGCGATGTGAAGACGACCGAGATCTACACCCACGTTCCCGATCCCAAGCGGCTAGAGGTAGTCAGCCCGCTGGATCGGCTGGCCACGGCGTGCGGCAAATAA